One genomic region from Synechococcus sp. HK05 encodes:
- a CDS encoding NAD(P) transhydrogenase subunit alpha, translating into MIRVLVPRECRPGETRVAATPETVRRLSARGCTLQVEQGAGAASGFDDAAYSEAGAQLVDPAAEHWGLADVVLAVQAAAIAQQRRELEALRPGALLLGLLEPHGNEGLKQQLEQRRVSAMALELLPRISRAQTMDVLSSQANIAGYKAVLLASAALDRYVPMLMTAAGTIQPARALILGAGVAGLQALATARRLGAVVYVSDVRAAAKEQVESLGGRFIAPPEQEQKPGESGGYAQQASEAFLAEQRRQLTEQLALADMVICTAQVPGRQAPRLIDDAMLQHMRPGSVVVDLAVAQGGNCEGTVPGATVMRHGVQLIGADALPCSVANHASALYARNVAALLEHLLEASGSEATALQLDLEDPIVSGCLFTHHAAAGAAA; encoded by the coding sequence TTGATTCGTGTGTTGGTGCCGCGGGAGTGCCGCCCCGGTGAAACGCGCGTGGCGGCCACTCCCGAAACCGTGCGGCGGCTGAGCGCCCGCGGCTGCACGCTCCAAGTGGAGCAGGGGGCAGGCGCCGCCAGCGGATTTGATGACGCCGCCTACAGCGAGGCTGGCGCGCAGCTGGTGGATCCGGCCGCCGAACATTGGGGCCTGGCGGATGTGGTGCTGGCGGTGCAGGCCGCGGCGATCGCGCAGCAGCGCCGAGAGCTTGAGGCGCTGCGGCCTGGTGCGCTGCTGCTGGGCCTGCTCGAGCCCCACGGCAACGAGGGCCTCAAGCAACAGCTCGAGCAGCGCCGCGTGTCGGCGATGGCTCTGGAGCTGCTGCCTCGCATCAGCCGCGCCCAAACCATGGACGTGCTCTCGTCGCAGGCGAACATCGCCGGCTACAAGGCGGTGCTGCTGGCTTCGGCCGCTCTCGACCGCTACGTGCCGATGCTGATGACGGCCGCCGGCACGATTCAGCCGGCCCGCGCCCTGATTCTTGGGGCCGGCGTGGCCGGTTTGCAGGCACTGGCCACGGCCCGCCGCCTCGGGGCGGTGGTTTACGTGAGCGATGTGCGCGCTGCCGCCAAAGAGCAGGTGGAATCCCTTGGCGGCCGCTTCATCGCCCCGCCGGAGCAGGAGCAGAAGCCTGGCGAATCCGGCGGCTATGCCCAGCAGGCCAGTGAGGCCTTTCTGGCGGAGCAGCGCCGCCAACTCACCGAGCAGCTGGCCCTCGCCGACATGGTGATCTGCACCGCCCAGGTGCCAGGCCGGCAGGCGCCGCGCCTGATCGACGACGCCATGCTCCAGCACATGCGCCCCGGCAGCGTGGTGGTGGATCTGGCGGTGGCCCAGGGGGGCAACTGCGAGGGCACGGTGCCCGGCGCCACCGTGATGCGCCATGGCGTGCAGCTGATCGGCGCCGATGCCCTGCCCTGCAGCGTGGCCAACCACGCCAGTGCCCTGTATGCCCGCAACGTGGCCGCCCTGCTGGAGCACCTGCTCGAAGCCTCCGGCAGCGAGGCCACGGCACTTCAACTCGACCTGGAGGATCCGATCGTGAGCGGTTGCCTGTTCACCCATCACGCTGCGGCGGGAGCGGCCGCATGA
- a CDS encoding NAD(P) transhydrogenase subunit alpha has protein sequence MTTLSQALWVLLLGSLLGLELIGKVPPTLHTPLMSGANAISGITVLASITLIANASGNPALLILGSVSLGFALFNVIGGFLVTDRMLAMFSRKKSGGGR, from the coding sequence ATGACCACCCTCTCGCAAGCGCTCTGGGTGTTGCTGCTCGGCAGCCTGCTGGGGCTGGAGCTGATCGGCAAAGTGCCGCCCACCCTCCACACCCCACTGATGAGTGGCGCCAACGCCATCAGCGGCATCACCGTGCTGGCTTCGATCACCCTGATCGCTAATGCCAGTGGCAATCCGGCTCTGTTGATCCTGGGTTCGGTGTCGCTGGGCTTCGCTCTGTTCAACGTGATCGGCGGCTTCCTGGTCACCGACCGGATGCTCGCGATGTTCAGCCGCAAGAAGAGCGGAGGCGGCCGATGA
- a CDS encoding NAD(P)(+) transhydrogenase (Re/Si-specific) subunit beta encodes MNVLDLFGYLIDLLAVLLLALGLKGLSTVRSARSANGLAALAMGLAVLGLLLQVQPDPIAWLWIAIGTAIGGLLGLITARRVPMTAMPETVALFNGCGGMASLLVAVAVALYDSNGADLVELISIVISVFVGAITFSGSIAAMGKLQGWLGTPGWTQSSIRHGVNIALALAALVGAFALPGDPTGAPLWLLLVASSLLGIGVTLPIGGADMPVVISLLNSYSGVAAAAAGFVVGSQLLIVAGAMVGAAGLILTQVMCTGMNRSLVSVLFGGALGGSAPVGGGGDEAGYTRIVSCSAEECAMALENAERVVFVPGYGLAVAQAQHALRELSKLLESNGSEVSYAIHPVAGRMPGHMNVLLAEADVPYEQLLEMDTINPEFPRTDVVIVLGANDVVNPDAKNDAQSPLYGMPVLEVDQARQVFVVKRSLGAGYAGIKNALFELPQTAMVFGDAKAVLQQLCTELRSQGVGKAA; translated from the coding sequence ATGAACGTGCTCGATCTGTTTGGTTATCTGATTGATCTGCTGGCGGTGCTGCTGCTGGCGCTGGGCCTCAAGGGCCTCTCCACCGTGCGCTCGGCCCGCTCTGCCAACGGCCTCGCGGCCCTGGCCATGGGCTTGGCAGTGCTGGGCTTGCTGCTGCAGGTGCAACCCGATCCGATCGCCTGGCTGTGGATCGCCATCGGCACCGCCATCGGTGGCTTGCTCGGCTTGATCACCGCCCGGCGCGTGCCGATGACGGCCATGCCCGAAACAGTGGCTCTGTTCAACGGCTGCGGCGGGATGGCGTCGCTGCTGGTGGCCGTGGCTGTGGCCCTCTACGACAGCAATGGAGCTGATCTCGTGGAGCTGATCTCCATCGTGATCTCGGTGTTTGTGGGGGCGATCACCTTCAGCGGTTCGATCGCGGCGATGGGCAAGCTGCAGGGCTGGCTCGGCACCCCTGGCTGGACCCAGAGCAGCATTCGCCACGGCGTGAACATTGCCCTCGCCCTCGCGGCCCTGGTGGGGGCCTTTGCCTTGCCCGGCGATCCCACCGGCGCACCGCTGTGGCTGCTGCTGGTGGCCTCGAGCCTGCTGGGCATCGGCGTGACCCTCCCCATCGGCGGCGCCGACATGCCGGTGGTGATCTCGCTGCTCAACTCCTATTCCGGTGTGGCCGCGGCGGCCGCCGGCTTCGTGGTGGGCAGCCAGCTGCTGATCGTGGCCGGCGCCATGGTGGGAGCGGCCGGCCTGATCCTCACCCAGGTGATGTGCACCGGTATGAACCGCTCCCTGGTGAGCGTGCTCTTCGGCGGCGCCCTCGGCGGCAGTGCACCGGTGGGCGGCGGCGGCGATGAGGCCGGCTACACCCGCATCGTGAGCTGCAGCGCCGAGGAGTGCGCCATGGCCCTGGAGAACGCCGAACGTGTGGTGTTTGTGCCCGGCTACGGCCTGGCGGTGGCCCAGGCCCAGCACGCCCTGCGCGAGCTCTCGAAGCTGCTGGAGAGCAATGGCTCCGAGGTGAGCTACGCCATTCACCCGGTGGCGGGTCGCATGCCCGGCCACATGAACGTGCTGCTGGCGGAGGCCGATGTGCCCTACGAGCAGCTGCTCGAGATGGACACGATCAACCCCGAGTTCCCCCGCACCGATGTGGTGATCGTGCTCGGCGCCAACGATGTGGTGAATCCCGACGCCAAGAACGACGCCCAGAGCCCCCTCTACGGCATGCCCGTGCTGGAGGTGGATCAGGCCCGCCAGGTGTTCGTGGTGAAGCGCAGCCTCGGGGCTGGCTACGCCGGCATTAAGAATGCGCTGTTCGAGCTGCCGCAGACGGCCATGGTGTTTGGCGATGCCAAGGCGGTGCTGCAGCAGCTCTGCACGGAACTGCGCAGCCAGGGTGTCGGAAAAGCCGCTTGA
- a CDS encoding YheT family hydrolase — protein sequence MSEKPLDPNLPAALGLEPFRPRLPWLNGDLQTLRDTLRPVDLPPDAGEPTTIPVGGDDQLLALLDPPLGGSEPRALVLLMHGLGGSSCRSGLRRMGFTLQHAGFSVLRLNMRGAGPGRELARGTYAASCNSDLLPALARARELAAGRPLLGMGISLGGTKLLNALLTGPGLLDGLVTISSPLDLAACSAQIELPRNRIYKRWLLQRLVAQTLADPFGVSEQEREALAGRGPVGPKDSIVAFDAAITSPRWGYSSVAHYYQEASPLQQLQAQAASLPPTLVLHANDDPWVPVAAARELAALQLPGVEVFLTAGGGHNGFHARCDGQSSEPGNWGDRLTARWFQRLLA from the coding sequence GTGTCGGAAAAGCCGCTTGATCCCAACCTCCCCGCGGCCCTGGGCCTTGAGCCCTTCCGGCCGCGGCTGCCCTGGCTGAACGGCGACCTGCAGACCCTGCGGGACACCCTGCGTCCGGTGGATCTGCCACCTGATGCCGGCGAGCCGACCACGATCCCCGTGGGCGGCGACGATCAGCTGCTGGCGCTGCTGGATCCGCCCCTGGGCGGATCCGAGCCCCGGGCGCTGGTGCTGTTGATGCATGGCCTGGGGGGCAGCAGCTGCCGCAGTGGCCTGCGGCGGATGGGGTTCACCCTGCAACACGCCGGCTTTTCAGTGCTGCGGCTCAACATGCGCGGCGCTGGCCCCGGGCGGGAGCTGGCCCGCGGCACCTATGCCGCCAGCTGCAACAGCGATCTGCTGCCCGCCCTGGCCCGCGCCCGCGAGCTGGCGGCCGGCCGGCCGCTCTTGGGCATGGGCATCTCCCTGGGGGGCACCAAGCTGCTCAACGCGCTGCTCACCGGGCCCGGCCTGCTCGATGGCCTGGTGACGATCAGCTCGCCGCTCGATCTGGCCGCCTGCTCCGCTCAGATCGAGCTCCCCCGCAACCGCATCTACAAGCGCTGGCTGCTGCAGCGCCTTGTGGCCCAGACACTGGCCGATCCCTTCGGGGTGAGCGAACAGGAGCGCGAGGCCCTGGCCGGCCGCGGCCCCGTGGGGCCCAAGGACAGCATCGTGGCCTTTGATGCAGCGATCACGTCGCCGCGCTGGGGCTACAGCTCGGTGGCGCACTACTACCAAGAGGCCAGTCCACTGCAGCAGCTGCAAGCCCAGGCGGCTTCGTTGCCACCCACCCTGGTGCTGCATGCCAACGATGACCCGTGGGTGCCTGTGGCGGCGGCCCGCGAGCTAGCGGCGTTGCAGTTGCCGGGGGTGGAGGTGTTCCTCACCGCTGGGGGCGGGCACAACGGCTTTCATGCCCGCTGCGATGGCCAAAGCAGTGAGCCTGGCAACTGGGGGGATCGGCTCACGGCCCGCTGGTTCCAGCGTTTGCTGGCGTAG
- a CDS encoding (2Fe-2S) ferredoxin domain-containing protein yields the protein MISHHLLLCATPAKALCCPDPTVGAASWDTLKRLVREWGLEDPSRPEGIVLRTKADCLRICAEGPVLLIWPEGIVYSGVTAERIERILREHVIGGTPIKEWIVKRMPFSPTPANAGTSGP from the coding sequence GTGATCTCCCACCACCTGCTGCTCTGCGCCACCCCCGCCAAAGCGCTCTGCTGCCCCGATCCCACCGTGGGTGCCGCCAGCTGGGACACGCTCAAGCGCCTGGTGCGCGAGTGGGGGCTCGAAGATCCATCGCGGCCCGAGGGCATCGTGCTGCGCACCAAGGCCGACTGCCTGCGCATCTGCGCTGAGGGGCCGGTGCTGCTGATCTGGCCGGAAGGGATCGTCTACAGCGGCGTCACGGCCGAGCGGATCGAGCGAATCCTGCGGGAGCACGTGATCGGCGGCACGCCCATCAAAGAGTGGATCGTGAAACGGATGCCGTTCAGCCCTACGCCAGCAAACGCTGGAACCAGCGGGCCGTGA
- a CDS encoding 1-deoxy-D-xylulose-5-phosphate reductoisomerase yields the protein MKALSVLGSTGSIGTQTLEIVEEFPDRFRVVALTAGNNLDLLITQIQRHAPEVVALADEATLPELQQRLSNLEPSARPAKLPELVGGSDGLCTAAAWPTADLVVTGIVGCAGLLPTLAAIRAGKDLALANKETLIAAGPVVLPELAKSGSRLLPADSEHSAIFQCLQGTPWADTARLSTGMPTPGLRRIQLTASGGAFRDWDAADLHKATVADATSHPNWSMGRKITVDSASLMNKGLEVIEAHYLFGLDYDHIEIVIHPQSIIHSMVELADSSVLAQLGWPDMKLPILYCMSWPERLETPWRRLDLTEVGQLTFRKPDPAKYPCMELAYAAGRAGGTMPAVMNAANEQAVALFLEEQIHFLDIPRLIDVVCDRHKADLRADPSLDDVLAVDAWSRQAVREAAARLNATVHSQAPAALPA from the coding sequence AGCCCTCTCCGTGCTCGGCTCCACTGGCTCGATCGGCACGCAAACGCTCGAGATCGTGGAGGAGTTCCCCGATCGCTTCCGGGTGGTGGCCCTGACGGCCGGCAACAACCTCGATCTCCTGATCACCCAGATCCAGCGCCACGCCCCCGAGGTGGTGGCCCTGGCGGACGAGGCGACATTGCCCGAGCTGCAGCAGCGGCTCAGCAACCTCGAACCCAGCGCTCGGCCCGCGAAGCTGCCCGAGCTGGTGGGCGGCTCCGACGGCCTCTGCACCGCCGCCGCCTGGCCCACAGCCGATCTAGTGGTGACCGGGATCGTGGGCTGCGCCGGCCTGCTGCCCACCCTGGCCGCGATCCGCGCCGGCAAGGATCTGGCCCTGGCCAACAAAGAAACCCTGATCGCCGCCGGCCCGGTGGTGCTGCCGGAGCTGGCGAAGAGCGGCTCGCGCCTGCTGCCGGCCGATTCCGAGCACTCCGCCATCTTCCAGTGCCTGCAGGGCACTCCCTGGGCCGACACCGCCCGCCTGAGCACCGGCATGCCCACCCCCGGCCTGCGCCGCATTCAGCTCACCGCCAGCGGCGGCGCCTTCCGCGATTGGGACGCGGCTGATCTGCACAAGGCCACCGTGGCCGATGCCACCAGCCATCCCAACTGGAGTATGGGCCGCAAGATCACGGTGGATTCGGCCTCGTTGATGAACAAGGGCCTGGAGGTAATCGAGGCCCACTACCTCTTCGGCCTGGATTACGACCACATCGAGATCGTGATCCACCCGCAATCGATCATCCACTCGATGGTGGAGCTGGCGGATTCCTCGGTGCTGGCTCAGCTGGGCTGGCCCGACATGAAGCTGCCGATCCTCTACTGCATGAGCTGGCCCGAGCGGCTGGAAACCCCCTGGCGCCGCCTCGATCTCACCGAAGTGGGTCAGCTCACCTTCCGCAAACCCGACCCGGCCAAATACCCCTGCATGGAGCTGGCCTACGCCGCGGGCCGCGCCGGCGGCACGATGCCGGCAGTGATGAACGCCGCCAACGAGCAGGCCGTGGCCCTCTTCCTCGAGGAGCAGATCCACTTCCTCGATATCCCGCGTTTGATCGACGTGGTGTGTGATCGCCATAAGGCCGACCTCAGAGCCGATCCCTCTCTGGACGACGTGCTGGCCGTGGACGCCTGGAGCCGTCAGGCGGTGCGTGAAGCTGCAGCCCGGCTGAACGCGACTGTTCATTCCCAAGCGCCTGCTGCGCTTCCGGCCTGA